One region of Quercus lobata isolate SW786 chromosome 2, ValleyOak3.0 Primary Assembly, whole genome shotgun sequence genomic DNA includes:
- the LOC115978033 gene encoding stress-induced protein KIN2-like, translated as MDKSQNASYQAGEAKGQAQEKAGNLAEKASNATQSAKESCQEAGQQMKDKAQGACDAVKDKVGANK; from the exons ATGGACAAATCCCAGAATGCAAGTTACCAAGCTGGCGAGGCCAAGGGCCAAGCTCAG gaAAAGGCGGGCAACTTGGCGGAAAAGGCAAGCAATGCTACTCAATCTGCCAAGGAATCATGCCAAGAG GCTGGCCAGCAGATGAAGGATAAGGCACAAGGGGCTTGTGATGCTGTTAAGGATAAAGTTGGAgcaaacaaatga